A single genomic interval of Granulicella tundricola MP5ACTX9 harbors:
- a CDS encoding L-lactate MFS transporter has translation MSTLNRWWIALAGILLQMALGAVYAWSVFRAPLAKQFHWSISEVTLTFTIAIMVLGFASFFGGLWLKKVGPRVVALTGGALYGIGVFLASFSSIGLWWLYLTYGVIGGIGLGFAYIVPVAVLLKWFPDKRGLMTGIAVGGFGAGALVTAPIATRLIQSIGVLHTFAYLGIAFLIVTVAAATFMQNPPEGWQPEGWTPTQKQLVQEHARSFTLGEALKTWQWWALWLLLFLNTSAGISIISQEAPMFQEFARATAIIAAGMVGIVSIGNALGRVFWAWVSDTLGRRMTFVSMFVIQILLFWLLPSLHAVPIVTAISFIILMCYGGGFGTMPAFAADYFGPANVGSIYGLMLTAWGFASAFGPLLIAHLRQSSGTYASGLHIIAMIMAVSALLPLVVRPPAVAKA, from the coding sequence ATGAGCACGTTGAATCGGTGGTGGATCGCCCTTGCCGGCATTCTGTTGCAAATGGCTCTCGGAGCCGTCTATGCCTGGAGCGTCTTTCGCGCGCCTCTCGCCAAGCAGTTTCACTGGTCCATCTCTGAGGTCACCCTCACCTTCACCATCGCCATCATGGTGCTCGGCTTCGCCTCCTTCTTCGGCGGCCTCTGGCTCAAGAAAGTCGGCCCCCGTGTCGTAGCGCTCACTGGCGGCGCACTCTACGGGATCGGCGTCTTCCTCGCCAGCTTCTCTTCCATCGGCCTGTGGTGGCTCTATTTGACCTACGGCGTCATCGGCGGTATCGGCCTGGGCTTCGCCTATATCGTTCCCGTAGCCGTCCTCCTCAAGTGGTTCCCGGATAAGCGCGGCCTCATGACCGGCATCGCCGTCGGCGGCTTCGGGGCCGGAGCCCTGGTCACCGCGCCCATCGCCACGCGCCTCATTCAGAGCATCGGCGTCCTGCATACCTTCGCCTATCTCGGCATCGCCTTCCTCATCGTCACCGTGGCCGCAGCCACCTTCATGCAGAACCCGCCCGAAGGCTGGCAGCCGGAAGGCTGGACCCCCACCCAGAAGCAGCTCGTCCAGGAGCACGCACGCAGCTTCACCCTCGGCGAGGCGCTCAAGACCTGGCAGTGGTGGGCGCTCTGGCTCCTGCTCTTCCTCAATACGTCTGCGGGTATCTCGATCATCTCCCAGGAAGCTCCCATGTTCCAGGAGTTTGCCCGTGCCACCGCCATCATCGCGGCAGGCATGGTCGGCATCGTCAGTATCGGCAACGCGCTTGGACGAGTCTTCTGGGCCTGGGTGTCGGACACGCTCGGTCGACGTATGACCTTCGTCTCCATGTTCGTCATTCAGATCCTGCTCTTCTGGCTCCTGCCGAGCCTGCATGCCGTTCCCATCGTCACCGCCATCAGCTTCATCATCCTCATGTGCTACGGCGGCGGCTTCGGCACCATGCCGGCGTTTGCAGCAGACTACTTCGGGCCGGCCAACGTGGGTTCGATCTATGGCCTGATGCTCACCGCATGGGGCTTCGCCAGCGCCTTCGGTCCTCTGCTCATCGCGCATCTGCGGCAGTCCAGCGGCACCTACGCGAGCGGTCTGCACATCATCGCGATGATCATGGCCGTCTCTGCTCTGCTGCCTCTCGTCGTCAGACCGCCTGCCGTCGCAAAGGCTTGA
- a CDS encoding DUF421 domain-containing protein has translation MIESMFHMHLPLLEKILRPMIVYLVLIVFLRLFGKRELAQLNPFDLVVLLSLSNTVQNAIIGDDNSVTGGVVGAFALLAINWVLMRILFKVPKLNDALEGTETLLILDGIVDYEALKRETLTEVELLSVLHKQSFDSVSQVRKCVLEPNGTFYVEGMTPSAEDVHSSDLMKAVETLTREVRELRSELNRRADA, from the coding sequence TTGATCGAGAGTATGTTTCACATGCACCTGCCGCTGCTGGAGAAGATTCTGCGGCCGATGATCGTGTACCTGGTGCTGATCGTGTTTCTGCGTCTGTTCGGCAAGCGTGAGCTGGCGCAGTTGAACCCGTTCGACCTGGTGGTTCTGCTGAGCTTGTCGAATACGGTGCAGAACGCGATCATTGGGGACGATAACTCGGTGACGGGCGGCGTGGTGGGTGCGTTTGCGCTGCTGGCGATCAACTGGGTGTTGATGCGGATCCTGTTCAAGGTTCCGAAGCTGAACGATGCGTTGGAGGGAACGGAGACGCTCTTGATCCTGGACGGTATCGTCGACTATGAAGCGTTGAAGCGGGAGACGCTGACCGAGGTCGAACTCCTGTCCGTGCTGCACAAGCAGAGCTTCGACAGCGTGAGTCAGGTAAGGAAGTGCGTGCTCGAGCCGAATGGGACGTTCTATGTCGAGGGCATGACGCCGAGCGCGGAGGATGTTCACTCCAGCGATCTGATGAAGGCGGTGGAGACGCTGACGCGCGAGGTGAGGGAGCTGCGATCGGAACTGAACCGGCGAGCCGATGCCTAA
- the galE gene encoding UDP-glucose 4-epimerase GalE — MKILVTGGAGYIGGTVSRLLLERGHEVTVFDSLCHSRRSAIAEGVTFVEGDLADSALLEKTLNAGKFDGVLHFAALIEAGESMKQPEVYFRNNTAGTLTLLEAMLATGHNKLVFSSTAACYGEPEKTPITEEARLAPTNAYGESKLLSEHMMRWMHHSHGLRYAALRYFNVAGAIPGYGENHEPESHLIPLVLDVALGRRASIKIFGQDYPTPDGTCVRDYVHVQDLADAHLLALAALEDKAPLIYNLGSGTGFTVLEVIESVRRVTGKEIPVELCPRRPGDPAVLVASSEKIQQELGWKPQFAKLDSIIESAWIWHQQLHR; from the coding sequence ATGAAGATTCTGGTAACTGGAGGCGCGGGCTACATCGGCGGAACGGTGAGCCGACTGCTCCTGGAGCGGGGCCATGAGGTCACGGTTTTCGACAGTCTTTGCCATAGCCGCCGGTCGGCGATTGCAGAGGGTGTGACGTTTGTGGAGGGCGATCTGGCAGATAGCGCTCTGCTCGAAAAGACGTTGAATGCCGGGAAGTTCGATGGCGTGCTGCACTTTGCGGCGCTGATCGAGGCCGGCGAGAGCATGAAGCAGCCGGAGGTTTACTTCCGCAACAACACGGCGGGAACGCTGACGCTGCTGGAGGCGATGCTGGCGACCGGGCACAACAAGCTGGTGTTCAGCTCCACCGCTGCCTGCTACGGCGAGCCGGAGAAGACGCCGATCACCGAAGAGGCCAGGCTGGCGCCGACGAACGCGTACGGAGAGAGCAAGCTGCTCTCTGAGCATATGATGCGCTGGATGCACCACTCCCACGGGCTGCGGTATGCGGCGCTGCGGTACTTCAACGTAGCCGGCGCGATTCCCGGATATGGCGAGAATCATGAGCCTGAGTCTCACCTGATTCCGCTGGTGCTGGATGTGGCGCTGGGACGGCGGGCGAGTATCAAGATCTTTGGGCAGGACTATCCCACGCCCGATGGGACATGCGTGCGCGACTATGTGCATGTGCAGGACCTGGCGGATGCGCATCTGCTGGCGCTGGCGGCTCTCGAAGACAAGGCTCCGCTGATCTATAACCTGGGCAGCGGAACGGGTTTCACGGTGCTGGAGGTGATCGAGTCTGTGCGGCGGGTGACGGGCAAGGAGATTCCGGTGGAACTATGTCCTCGCCGTCCGGGCGATCCTGCGGTGCTGGTGGCAAGCTCTGAGAAGATCCAGCAGGAGTTGGGTTGGAAGCCTCAGTTTGCGAAGCTGGACAGCATCATCGAGAGCGCATGGATCTGGCATCAGCAGCTGCATCGCTAG
- a CDS encoding energy transducer TonB: MSTPLRSETVTQPQPQEQQFKHFGVMNTGGQSKSSLFTSVTLNIVLAIVAIIIGAAAKKTIALRAKENLTYVAPVPVPEPKPIVKIIPPPPPPKLPPVKTIEPKILKPEVKLPDVPKPLEMKPVEKPLPAVAPAPPKVVVAAAAPKPVAVNLARSASVANNDPHPAAVSLGTANNPLHSDRPAVAAVDLGSRGLAGMPARTTGGGPPASSVNLGSGQPGGAMNGTGSRGVQGVKFGVTNGTPGGTGNGVGNRPAVVALGHAPETPQTQQARAEHPPVRTGPQVLFKPRPVYTAEATSMHLEGTVSVRIRVSSNAAVSVIGVTNGLGHGLDESAVHAIQATRFKPAVDASGNPVDWEGVVNISFQLAS; this comes from the coding sequence ATGTCGACTCCTCTGCGCAGCGAAACCGTCACCCAGCCACAGCCCCAGGAACAACAGTTCAAGCACTTCGGTGTCATGAACACCGGTGGCCAGAGCAAGTCGTCGCTCTTCACCTCGGTCACGCTCAACATCGTTCTGGCCATCGTCGCCATCATCATCGGCGCGGCCGCCAAGAAGACCATTGCGCTCCGCGCCAAGGAAAACCTGACCTACGTTGCGCCCGTGCCTGTGCCGGAGCCCAAACCGATCGTCAAGATCATCCCGCCTCCTCCTCCGCCCAAGCTCCCGCCGGTCAAGACGATCGAGCCCAAGATCCTCAAGCCTGAGGTCAAGCTGCCTGACGTACCCAAGCCGCTGGAGATGAAGCCGGTCGAAAAGCCGCTCCCCGCAGTGGCCCCCGCGCCGCCCAAAGTCGTCGTGGCCGCCGCCGCGCCCAAGCCGGTCGCCGTGAACCTCGCGCGCTCCGCCTCGGTCGCCAACAACGATCCCCACCCCGCGGCCGTCTCGCTCGGCACGGCCAACAATCCCCTGCACTCGGACCGTCCTGCGGTCGCAGCCGTCGATCTCGGCAGCCGCGGTCTCGCCGGCATGCCCGCCCGCACCACCGGCGGCGGTCCCCCGGCCAGCTCCGTCAACCTTGGCAGCGGACAGCCCGGCGGCGCCATGAACGGCACCGGCTCACGCGGCGTCCAGGGCGTGAAGTTCGGCGTCACCAACGGAACCCCCGGTGGCACCGGTAACGGCGTCGGCAATCGTCCCGCGGTCGTCGCCCTCGGTCACGCTCCGGAGACCCCACAGACCCAGCAGGCACGCGCCGAGCACCCGCCCGTCCGCACCGGCCCCCAGGTCCTCTTCAAGCCGCGCCCTGTCTACACCGCGGAGGCCACCTCCATGCATCTGGAAGGCACGGTTTCGGTTCGTATCCGGGTCTCCTCCAACGCTGCCGTCTCGGTCATCGGCGTCACCAATGGTCTCGGTCACGGGCTGGATGAGTCTGCCGTTCACGCCATCCAGGCCACCCGGTTCAAGCCGGCGGTCGATGCCTCCGGAAACCCCGTTGACTGGGAGGGTGTCGTCAACATCTCCTTCCAGCTCGCAAGCTAG
- a CDS encoding outer membrane beta-barrel protein, whose product MNLRSRSVLVFAALLSFAPTLFAQAAYTATRSSRIQAGVAVMYLNSDYTDDGNKGLLFFGDYDFNRWVGVEADARLGGLISASDIGENSYSIGPRATYRRGRLNVSARSPSAAASSPIRSPRTLAPSTSSGTAVE is encoded by the coding sequence ATGAACCTCCGGTCCCGCTCTGTTCTGGTCTTCGCTGCACTCCTTTCATTCGCTCCCACCCTCTTCGCTCAGGCCGCCTACACCGCTACCCGTTCCTCCCGCATCCAAGCCGGGGTCGCCGTAATGTACCTCAATAGCGACTACACAGATGATGGAAATAAGGGCCTGCTCTTCTTCGGCGACTATGACTTCAACCGGTGGGTCGGCGTAGAAGCAGACGCCCGCCTCGGAGGTCTCATCTCCGCCAGCGACATCGGGGAAAACAGCTACTCCATCGGCCCCCGTGCCACCTACCGCCGCGGTCGCCTCAACGTCTCGGCAAGGTCACCCTCGGCCGCGGCATCATCACCAATCAGATCACCAAGAACTCTAGCGCCTTCAACGTCTTCGGGTACGGCGGTGGAGTAG
- a CDS encoding outer membrane beta-barrel protein gives MLTRFLAALTLFACSVPMLHAQAKYTAARTGDFQVGVDFAGIHSDYDPKLYKGYGLYTTFDLTNHLGAEFDFNQGSASSPNKDYERTYELGARYFRTYGRYSPYAKIMYGRGVFNFAPLGPVNANLAYNEAVIGAGVDVRVLRYINVRANYEYQDWFGFPANGLNPQVFNVGVAYHFPGGLGRGQHYGK, from the coding sequence TTGCTGACACGGTTCCTCGCCGCACTGACCCTCTTCGCATGCTCCGTACCGATGCTGCACGCGCAAGCGAAGTACACCGCCGCCCGCACCGGAGACTTCCAGGTCGGGGTCGACTTCGCCGGCATTCACTCCGACTACGATCCCAAGCTCTACAAGGGCTATGGCCTCTACACCACCTTCGACCTCACCAATCACCTCGGCGCTGAGTTTGACTTCAATCAGGGAAGCGCCTCATCGCCCAATAAGGACTACGAGCGAACCTATGAGCTTGGTGCTCGCTACTTCCGCACCTACGGCCGCTACTCCCCATATGCCAAGATCATGTACGGCCGTGGGGTCTTCAACTTTGCCCCGCTGGGTCCCGTGAACGCCAACCTCGCCTATAACGAAGCCGTCATCGGAGCCGGTGTGGACGTGCGCGTCCTCCGCTACATCAATGTCCGCGCCAACTACGAGTACCAGGACTGGTTCGGCTTCCCTGCCAACGGCCTCAACCCCCAGGTCTTCAACGTCGGCGTCGCCTATCACTTCCCCGGCGGCCTCGGTCGTGGCCAGCACTACGGTAAATAG
- a CDS encoding acyloxyacyl hydrolase: MKKTIFLGALMLSAAAGYAQESRQDVSISGFETINPTVHGNSVTLTPTHTTGVLASYRFLLTPKSALEVNYSFAQYTNYYQYSGNLTYNPIHTRQQEFSAAYVFGLNFKNFNPFVEAGPGVMFFSPIRDNGTDRLDAKRATGVGGLFGAGLAYEISPSFDIRAEYRGFFVKAPSFIDDFKTGRYEVLSMPTIGVAFHF, translated from the coding sequence ATGAAGAAGACGATCTTTTTGGGCGCGCTGATGTTGTCAGCAGCCGCCGGATACGCGCAGGAGAGCCGGCAGGACGTCAGCATCAGCGGGTTTGAGACGATCAACCCGACCGTGCACGGAAACTCGGTTACATTGACCCCGACGCACACGACCGGAGTTCTGGCGAGCTACCGGTTTCTGTTGACCCCGAAGAGTGCACTGGAGGTGAACTACTCGTTTGCCCAGTACACGAACTACTACCAGTACTCGGGCAACCTGACGTACAACCCGATTCACACACGGCAGCAGGAGTTTTCTGCGGCTTATGTGTTCGGGCTGAACTTTAAGAACTTCAATCCGTTTGTAGAAGCGGGTCCTGGCGTGATGTTCTTCTCGCCGATCCGGGACAACGGTACGGACCGGCTGGACGCGAAGCGTGCGACGGGTGTGGGTGGCTTGTTTGGCGCGGGTCTGGCGTACGAGATCAGCCCCAGCTTCGACATTCGCGCGGAGTATCGCGGGTTTTTCGTGAAGGCACCGAGCTTCATCGACGACTTCAAGACCGGGCGTTATGAAGTTTTGAGCATGCCGACGATCGGCGTGGCGTTCCACTTCTAA
- a CDS encoding LysR family transcriptional regulator produces the protein MDLFQLETFLAVAEERSFSRAAARLHRTQPAVSQAIAKLEGELGEVLLERSSRDGTLTDAGEVLREYALKLLNLRNEAAGALTELRELHRGRLNLAANEYTCLYLLPLLDEFRRQNPQIKVAVQRTLASRIADEVLMHSVEIGVLSFKPDDVQVHSVMVYRDELALVVNPKHPLAKEGEVSIRQLGALNFVAHNIPSPQRQKVIQTFRRHKTPLNMGVELPSLEAIKRFVELGNGVALVPALVAQTELASGALVRVRVKELQLERKLRLVYRKQASLSHAALAFLRVVEAYAAAHGDPYAYQSS, from the coding sequence ATGGATTTGTTTCAGTTGGAGACGTTTTTGGCGGTGGCTGAGGAGCGGAGTTTTTCGCGGGCGGCGGCGCGGCTGCATCGGACGCAGCCGGCGGTGAGTCAGGCGATTGCGAAGCTTGAAGGGGAGCTTGGGGAGGTGCTGCTGGAGCGGTCTTCTCGGGATGGGACGCTGACGGATGCCGGAGAGGTGCTGCGGGAGTATGCACTGAAGCTGCTGAACCTGCGCAATGAGGCTGCGGGGGCGCTGACGGAGCTGCGGGAGCTGCATCGGGGGCGGTTGAACCTGGCGGCGAATGAGTACACCTGTCTTTATCTGCTGCCGCTGCTGGATGAGTTCAGGCGGCAGAATCCGCAGATCAAGGTGGCGGTGCAGAGGACGCTGGCGAGCAGGATTGCGGATGAGGTGCTGATGCACTCGGTTGAGATTGGGGTGCTGTCGTTCAAGCCGGATGATGTGCAGGTGCATTCTGTGATGGTTTACCGGGATGAATTGGCGCTGGTGGTGAATCCGAAGCATCCGCTGGCGAAGGAGGGTGAGGTTTCGATCCGGCAACTGGGGGCGCTGAACTTTGTGGCGCACAACATTCCTTCGCCGCAGAGGCAGAAGGTAATCCAGACGTTTCGGCGGCATAAGACACCGCTGAATATGGGGGTGGAGCTGCCGTCGCTGGAGGCGATCAAGCGGTTTGTGGAGCTGGGGAACGGGGTGGCGCTGGTGCCGGCGCTGGTAGCGCAGACGGAGCTGGCGAGCGGTGCGCTGGTTCGGGTGAGGGTGAAGGAGCTGCAACTGGAGCGGAAGCTGCGGCTGGTTTATCGGAAGCAGGCGAGCCTTTCGCACGCGGCGCTGGCGTTTCTGCGGGTGGTGGAGGCTTATGCGGCGGCGCATGGCGATCCCTATGCGTACCAGTCCAGTTGA
- a CDS encoding 2-isopropylmalate synthase translates to MTDPAVNDQIVFFDTTLRDGEQSPGCTMHHDEKLRMAHQLAALGVDVLEAGFAIASDGDLESIRAIAKEVKGPRITSLARCKAADIEAAARAIEPAHHNRIHVFLASSDLHLEAKLRITRDQALEQAAESITHALRYTDNVEFSAEDATRSNPAFLLKLVIHAVSAGATTINLPDTVGYTTPDEYKALFARMKAEVPNSENIIFSTHCHNDLGMAVANSLAGVEGGARQIECTINGIGERAGNAALEEIAAALATRHDKFPYRHNLKMKQLYPTSKLLAEFISFGCSPNKAVVGANAFAHESGIHQHGVLANPLTYEIMTPESVGVPANNMVLGKHSGRRLLEQRLAELGHPLTRPELDEVYARFTTLADRKKSIYDQDLIGLLKPEDSIMTV, encoded by the coding sequence ATGACCGACCCCGCCGTAAACGACCAAATCGTCTTCTTCGACACCACCCTCCGCGACGGCGAGCAATCGCCCGGCTGCACCATGCACCATGACGAGAAGCTCCGCATGGCCCATCAGCTCGCAGCCCTCGGCGTCGACGTCCTCGAAGCCGGTTTCGCCATCGCCTCCGACGGCGATCTCGAATCCATCCGCGCCATCGCCAAAGAGGTCAAAGGCCCCCGCATCACCTCGCTCGCCCGCTGCAAGGCCGCTGACATCGAAGCCGCCGCCCGTGCCATCGAGCCCGCCCATCACAACCGCATCCACGTTTTCCTCGCCAGCTCAGACCTTCATCTCGAAGCCAAGCTCCGCATCACCCGCGACCAGGCCCTCGAGCAGGCCGCCGAGTCCATCACCCACGCCCTCCGCTACACCGATAACGTTGAGTTCTCCGCCGAGGACGCCACCCGCTCCAACCCCGCCTTCCTCCTCAAGCTCGTCATCCACGCCGTCTCCGCCGGAGCCACAACAATCAACCTCCCGGACACCGTCGGTTACACCACGCCGGACGAGTACAAGGCCCTCTTCGCCCGCATGAAGGCAGAGGTGCCCAACTCTGAAAACATCATCTTCTCCACCCACTGCCACAACGACCTCGGCATGGCCGTCGCCAACTCTCTCGCCGGCGTTGAAGGCGGAGCACGCCAGATCGAATGCACCATCAACGGCATCGGCGAGCGCGCCGGCAACGCAGCCCTCGAAGAGATCGCCGCCGCCCTCGCCACCCGCCACGACAAGTTCCCTTACCGCCACAACCTCAAGATGAAGCAGCTCTACCCCACCAGCAAGCTTCTCGCCGAGTTCATCAGCTTCGGCTGCTCGCCCAACAAGGCCGTCGTCGGAGCCAACGCCTTCGCGCACGAGTCCGGCATCCACCAGCACGGCGTCCTCGCCAACCCCCTCACCTACGAGATCATGACGCCCGAATCCGTCGGCGTCCCCGCCAACAACATGGTCCTCGGCAAGCACTCCGGCCGCCGCCTGTTGGAGCAGCGCCTCGCCGAACTAGGCCACCCCCTCACCCGCCCTGAGCTCGACGAGGTCTACGCCCGCTTCACCACCCTCGCCGACCGCAAGAAATCCATCTACGACCAGGACCTTATAGGCCTCTTGAAACCCGAAGACTCCATCATGACCGTCTGA
- the leuB gene encoding 3-isopropylmalate dehydrogenase yields MKLNIAVLAGDGIGPEVTAEATNILRAVADLGGHDFTFTPALLGGVAITAAGTPLPEETLKISLASDAVLLGAVGDNKFNHLTPDKRPEAGLLQIRQHLGGFANLRPSVAYAALSENSPLRPEVTKDADILFVRELLGGLYFGAPRWWNHDTNEAINTMRYTRDEVVRVAKVAFELAGKRKKKVTSVDKANVLEVSQLWRATVTEVAKDYPEITLEHQLVDSMAMHIMNTPRSFDVVLTENLFGDILSDEAGVITGSLGMLPSATIGGKVNLYEPVHGSAPDIAGTGKANPLGAILTAAMVLRHSGKLEAEAAAVEAAVQHVLLAGHRTADIARGTDPAHVRVTTTQMGRLVHEALTQSLDRSQSMHAV; encoded by the coding sequence TTGAAGCTCAACATTGCAGTCCTCGCCGGAGACGGCATCGGCCCTGAAGTCACCGCAGAAGCCACTAACATCCTCCGCGCCGTCGCCGACCTCGGCGGCCACGACTTCACCTTCACCCCCGCCCTGCTCGGCGGAGTCGCCATCACCGCCGCAGGCACCCCCCTGCCCGAAGAAACCCTCAAAATCTCCTTGGCGTCCGACGCAGTCCTCCTCGGCGCAGTCGGCGATAACAAGTTCAACCACCTCACTCCCGACAAGCGCCCGGAGGCAGGCCTGCTGCAGATTCGCCAGCACCTCGGCGGCTTCGCCAACCTCCGCCCTTCCGTCGCTTACGCTGCCCTATCCGAGAACTCCCCCCTCCGCCCCGAGGTCACCAAGGACGCCGACATCCTCTTCGTCCGCGAGCTCCTCGGCGGCCTCTACTTCGGAGCCCCCCGCTGGTGGAACCACGACACCAACGAAGCCATCAACACCATGCGCTACACCCGCGACGAAGTAGTCCGCGTTGCCAAAGTCGCCTTTGAACTCGCCGGAAAGCGCAAGAAGAAGGTCACCAGCGTAGACAAGGCCAACGTCCTCGAAGTCTCCCAACTCTGGCGAGCCACCGTCACGGAGGTCGCCAAGGACTACCCCGAGATCACCCTCGAGCACCAGCTCGTCGACTCCATGGCCATGCACATCATGAATACCCCCCGCAGCTTCGACGTCGTCCTCACCGAGAACCTCTTCGGCGACATCCTCTCCGACGAAGCCGGCGTCATCACCGGCTCGCTCGGCATGCTGCCCTCCGCCACCATCGGCGGCAAGGTCAACCTTTACGAGCCCGTCCACGGCTCCGCCCCGGACATCGCAGGCACGGGCAAGGCCAACCCCCTCGGCGCCATCCTCACCGCCGCCATGGTCCTCCGCCACTCCGGCAAGCTGGAGGCTGAAGCCGCCGCCGTAGAAGCCGCAGTCCAGCACGTCCTCCTCGCCGGCCACCGCACCGCGGACATAGCCCGCGGCACGGACCCCGCCCACGTCCGCGTCACCACCACCCAGATGGGCCGCCTCGTCCACGAAGCCCTAACCCAGTCGCTCGACCGCAGCCAGTCCATGCACGCCGTCTAA
- the leuC gene encoding 3-isopropylmalate dehydratase large subunit, with the protein MQTNITTPRTLFEKVWQQHLVVAPANEPSILYIDLHLVHEVTSPQAFDGLRMANRKLRRPDRTLATVDHNVPTSSIQDRLHILDPIANRQIEALRQNCADFGVQLFDVQAPEQGIVHMIGPELGATKPGMTIVCGDSHTSTHGAFGALAFGIGTSEVEHVMATQTLPQDKPKTFRITVDGELPYGVTAKDIVLHIIGEIGTAGATGHVVEYAGSAIRALSMEGRMTVCNMSIEAGARAGMIAPDQTTFDYLRGRRFSPALTIPNIPMDPAQFGKAMKGATSPWNEAVAQWSTFVTDEGATFDRELFIDATRLTPTVTWGTSPGMVTGIDSNVPTLPAGASEADQKGFERALEYMDLKSGTPMQEIAVDRVFIGSCTNARIEDLRAAAALVRGYHVATTVKAMVVPGSQSVKAQAEEEGLDHIFTTAGFDWREPGCSMCLGMNPDILAPGERCASTSNRNFEGRQGRGGRTHLLSPVMAAAAAITGHLTDIRTWEFKS; encoded by the coding sequence ATGCAGACGAACATCACCACACCCCGCACCCTCTTCGAAAAAGTCTGGCAGCAGCACCTCGTCGTAGCCCCCGCCAACGAGCCCAGCATCCTCTACATCGATCTCCACCTCGTCCACGAGGTCACCAGCCCCCAGGCCTTCGACGGCCTGAGAATGGCGAACCGCAAGCTCCGCCGCCCAGACCGCACCCTCGCAACGGTCGACCACAACGTCCCCACCTCCAGCATCCAGGATCGCCTCCACATCCTCGATCCCATCGCCAACCGCCAGATCGAAGCCCTCCGCCAAAACTGCGCCGACTTCGGCGTCCAGCTCTTCGACGTCCAGGCCCCCGAGCAAGGCATCGTCCACATGATCGGACCCGAGCTCGGCGCAACCAAGCCCGGCATGACCATCGTCTGCGGCGACTCACACACCAGCACCCACGGAGCCTTCGGAGCCCTCGCCTTCGGCATCGGCACCAGTGAAGTCGAGCACGTCATGGCAACGCAAACATTGCCTCAGGACAAGCCCAAAACCTTCCGCATCACCGTCGATGGCGAACTCCCCTACGGCGTCACCGCCAAGGACATCGTCCTTCACATCATCGGTGAAATAGGCACCGCCGGAGCCACAGGCCACGTCGTCGAATACGCCGGCTCCGCCATCCGCGCCCTCTCCATGGAAGGCCGCATGACCGTCTGCAACATGAGCATTGAGGCGGGCGCACGCGCAGGCATGATCGCCCCGGACCAGACCACCTTCGACTACCTCCGTGGCCGCCGCTTCTCCCCCGCCCTCACCATCCCCAACATCCCCATGGACCCCGCCCAGTTCGGCAAAGCCATGAAGGGAGCCACCTCACCCTGGAACGAAGCCGTAGCCCAATGGTCCACCTTCGTTACGGACGAAGGCGCAACCTTCGACCGCGAGCTCTTCATCGACGCGACCAGACTCACCCCCACAGTAACCTGGGGGACGTCCCCAGGGATGGTCACCGGCATCGACTCCAACGTTCCCACCCTCCCAGCCGGAGCCTCAGAGGCCGATCAAAAAGGCTTCGAGCGCGCCCTGGAATACATGGACCTCAAGTCCGGCACACCCATGCAGGAGATCGCAGTCGATCGTGTCTTCATAGGCTCCTGCACCAACGCCCGCATTGAAGACCTTCGCGCCGCCGCCGCCCTCGTCCGCGGCTATCACGTCGCCACGACGGTCAAGGCGATGGTCGTCCCCGGCTCCCAGTCCGTCAAAGCGCAAGCAGAAGAAGAAGGCCTCGACCACATCTTCACCACCGCCGGCTTTGACTGGCGAGAGCCCGGCTGCAGCATGTGCCTCGGCATGAACCCGGACATCCTCGCCCCCGGCGAGCGCTGCGCCAGCACCAGCAACCGCAACTTCGAAGGCCGCCAGGGCCGCGGAGGCCGCACCCATCTCCTCAGCCCCGTCATGGCCGCAGCAGCAGCCATCACAGGCCACCTCACAGACATCCGCACCTGGGAATTCAAAAGCTAA